The DNA sequence GCTGCGTTTCAAACTTCAGCTGATTCAGTCTCTGAACCAAAAGTTCAGATCTAACCAAAGCAACACCTGCAAGATGACCGAAGCTTTCTAATAATTCCTGATCTTCAACAACAAAACACTCTTTATCAATCGAATTTAAAACCTGAACAACACCGAGCAATTTTTCTTTATGAATAATTGGTACACATAGTATACACCTAGTTTTAAAGCCTGTCTTCTCATCTGCAACTTTTGAAAAACGATTATCATTCTGCGCATCAGTAACATTAACTGACTTTTTATTCTCAGCAACCCACCCGGCAATGCCCTGTCCCAGAGGTAGTTCAAATCCGGTCTTGAGCTCCTTCATTTTTTCTTCGCCCAGTACATCATTCATAGCCAAGGCGAAACGCAGTACATTCTTTTCCTCCTCATACAACATGATAGACGAAGCTTCAGCACCAGTTACATCCTGAGCCAACCTCAGTAACTGCGGAAGCAAATCTGTTAGAGAATCAATGCTCGCCAGAACCTCATTCGCCCGAATCAGCTGTTTTAGTCTACCCGCCTGACTGCTCAATTTCCACTCCCGCTCTTGTACCCAATTAACAATATGTTATTTTAACTCATGCCTGAATAGGATAATGTTATTAAATACAAATTAAATACTAGGATGATTCACTCCAGTTATTAACCTCTGGCTTAGGCCAGTCACGAACAGCTTCTGCCAACTCTTCAACAGTTACTGTTGCAGCTCCAACCTGACCGACCACAATCCCCGCAGCATAATTTGCAAGTATAGCTGAAGTAAGTGGATCAAGACCTGATGCCAGTCCTAGTCCAAGCGTTGCGATCACAGTATCACCAGCACCTGTCACATCAAAGACCTTACGGGCAAAAGTAGGGACATGCTTAACCACATTACTGGACTCAAAAAAAGCCATACCATCCCCACCCAGCGTGATAAGCAGATGAGTAGGGCTGAGACGGTCGAATAATCTGCGTCCAGCTTCAAGCACATCCGCCTTATTATTTACAGCCATTGATGCGCCCTCCCCAGCTTCTTTTGAGTTAGGAGTGAGCATTGTGACAGATTTGTAGCGATCATAATTAACCGTCTTGGGATCAACAAGAACATGAGGCTTATGCTGTTTCTTTTCAAGTAGCTCCCAAAAACGGGCAAAAAACTTTTCAGAAAGAGCCCCTTTCCCATAATCAGAAAGAATCACAACTTTAAAATCACAAATTTCTTTTTCAAGAAAAAGAAACAATTCATCCAATAAGGCATCAGAAAAATCAGAGTTTTTCTCACGGTCCACTCTGACCATTTGCTGATTATGAGCCATAACGCGTGTTTTCTTAGTAGTCGGCCTGTCATCAGCATTTTGCAAATAACACTTTATTCCAGATTCAGAGCAAAGACGATTAAAAAGCCGCCCCTCCTCATCTGCCCCCACAAATCCAATGAGATGAGGTTCACCACCAAGCGAAACAATATTACAAGCAACATTCCCTGCTCCGCCAAGGAGGTATTTTTCCTCTGTAACCTGCACAACTGGAACGGGAGCTTCAGGAGAAATCCTATCAACGGAACCTATCACATAATGATCAAGCATGACATCACCAATGATCAAAACTTTCTGCCCCTGAAGACTTGGGAGCACACTCAATATTTTTTTATCCATTTTTTAATTGTTCCTGTTACACCTATTCTATGAACGCAGCTCAAGAATGGCCACAAGCCGTTCAAGCTCTTCTTCAGATGAAAAATTAATTGTCATTTTACCCTTGTTGTGAGATCCGCTAAAAACAATTTTCGTCTCAAGAGCAGATTCAAGCCGCCCTTTAATTCTTTCTAAATTTTCATCTTTAGATTTGGGTTCTTTCTTTTTGGGCTTAGCTTTTACTTCGTCACCAGAGAGTGGCATTTTCGGAAGTTTGCCATTTTCCTTAAAATACGAAGCAGCTCCTTCAGCCTGACGCACAGACAAACCTTCTGACATGATAAGCTGAAACAACTCTTCACGGACTGCGTCATCTGCCACAGCCATTAATGCCCGGCCATGACCTGCAGATATTTTGCTCTCCCCGATAGCCCCCTGAATAGATTCTGAGAGAGTCAGTAAGCGCATTGAATTGGACAGAGCTGAGCGGCTTTTCCCAACCTGTCTTGCTAATTGTTCCTGGCTGAGTCCAAATTTTGAAATCAACTCCTGATATCCAGAAGCTTCTTCTATGGGGTTTAAATCTTCGCGCTGCAGGTTCTCGATTAAGGCAATGGCCATGCTTTCAAGATCTGTCATGTCACGAATTACCGCAGGAATTTCATCCAGCCCTGCAAGCTTTGAAGCTCGAAGGCGGCGTTCACCGGCAACCAGCTCAAAACGATCTTTACGTCCAGCAACCGGCCTGACCAAAACAGGCTGTAAAACACCTTTTGCTCGAATTGATTCCGATAAATCTTTTAAAGCCTCGGCAGAAAATTCTTTACGCGGCTGATTTGGATTAGCCACAATCATGTCAATTTTAATTTGACGGGCATCAATAGCATTTTCATTATGATTTATACCAGAAACACCTGTACTGGATTGTGCGCCGCCAAGAAGGGCATCCAAGCCTCTTCCTAAACCGCCTGTTACACCTGCCATATTTATCTCCTTATATTTAACCTCCGCATGGGGAGGAACATAAATTTCCTTTGACTTGCCAGCAACCGTGATTAATGTATGCCTACACCATTTACAAATATAACGTCGGAGGCAACATGTCTAAAAACGATGATAGTCTTACAGAACTTTTCGACAAAGAAGGAAACCAGATAGGGGTCCTTATCAGTGCTGACTTATGGGCCCAAATAAAACCCCATATTAAGCAGTTCATTCCCTCTGAAGCACCTAAAGAACGTCCTGAACCTATCAAGGACTGGGAAATACTTAAAGAGTATTGGGATTTCCCCTACCCTGTTGATACTGATGTGCACTGTGAGCATTGCGGTACACGTACAGAGAACTGGGAGACAGACACTCCCCGCAAATTTAAACTTGCTTCCTGCAATCTGGGAGGATTGGTCTCTTTTAAATGCCAGCAATGTAATGCACGTATCGTCAAAAAACATTTCAAAAATGAAATTACGGTTGAATGCACCCCTTACATTGATGAAAAAAGCAAAAATATGGAAGCACGCTACTAGACCTGAAATAAATGAATCAATAAGGCCGACTTTGTAAAAAGTCGGCCTTTTCTTTTACTGCTGATCAAGCTCCGCATGTTTCTTCACAACTTCTTGTGCAAGATTCAAGTATGCAAGAGCACCATTTGATTTTGCATCATAAGATATCGCTGGTTTACCAAAACTAGGAGCCTCTGAGAGACGAACATTTCTTGGAATAATCGTCTCAAAAAGTCTATCAGGAAAAGCCTTTCGAACTTCATTTTTAACCTGACGAGCTAAACGGTTGCGGCGATCATACATAGTAAGTACCACGCCAAGGACCGACAAATCAGGATTCAATCTTTTCT is a window from the Maridesulfovibrio zosterae DSM 11974 genome containing:
- a CDS encoding ParB/RepB/Spo0J family partition protein, with the translated sequence MAGVTGGLGRGLDALLGGAQSSTGVSGINHNENAIDARQIKIDMIVANPNQPRKEFSAEALKDLSESIRAKGVLQPVLVRPVAGRKDRFELVAGERRLRASKLAGLDEIPAVIRDMTDLESMAIALIENLQREDLNPIEEASGYQELISKFGLSQEQLARQVGKSRSALSNSMRLLTLSESIQGAIGESKISAGHGRALMAVADDAVREELFQLIMSEGLSVRQAEGAASYFKENGKLPKMPLSGDEVKAKPKKKEPKSKDENLERIKGRLESALETKIVFSGSHNKGKMTINFSSEEELERLVAILELRS
- the rfaE1 gene encoding D-glycero-beta-D-manno-heptose-7-phosphate kinase, translating into MDKKILSVLPSLQGQKVLIIGDVMLDHYVIGSVDRISPEAPVPVVQVTEEKYLLGGAGNVACNIVSLGGEPHLIGFVGADEEGRLFNRLCSESGIKCYLQNADDRPTTKKTRVMAHNQQMVRVDREKNSDFSDALLDELFLFLEKEICDFKVVILSDYGKGALSEKFFARFWELLEKKQHKPHVLVDPKTVNYDRYKSVTMLTPNSKEAGEGASMAVNNKADVLEAGRRLFDRLSPTHLLITLGGDGMAFFESSNVVKHVPTFARKVFDVTGAGDTVIATLGLGLASGLDPLTSAILANYAAGIVVGQVGAATVTVEELAEAVRDWPKPEVNNWSESS